Below is a window of Terriglobia bacterium DNA.
TCTCATAGGTATTCAATACATAGTGATCAATCACGGCGCCGTGCGCATCTCCGAGGTTACGGCCAGATTCACACTCGATGCCATGCCGGGCAAGCAGATGAGCATCGACGCCGATTTGAACGCGGGGCTCATCGACGAGAGGGAAGCGCGCCTACGGCGGGAGCTGATCGCCGACGAGGCCGAGTTTTATGGGGCCATGGATGGCGCCATCCGGTTTACCAGCCGTGACGCGATCGCAAGCGGGCTGATTCTCACCATTAACATCGTGGGTGGCCTGCTCATCGGAGTCTTTCAGTTCGACATGCCTTTGGCGGACGCGGCCAGGCGTTTCACCATTTTGACCATCGGCGACGGCCTGGTCACTGCCATCCCCTCGCTGCTCATATCGGTTGCTGGGGGCATTATCACCACGCGGGCGGCCGCAGAGTCGAACCTGGGCGAAGACGTGGTCCACCAGCTGTTCAAGAATCCCGTGCCCGTGGCCATCAGCTCCGGCTTCCTGTTTTTCTTCGGGCTGATCCCGGGATTGCCGTCTTTTCCTTTCTTCCTCCTTTCGGGACTGGCGGGGTTCATGGCTTACCGGACCAAGAGGCTCCGCGACGGTGAGCAACTCATCTTCGACAAGGAGAAGGCGGAGAAGGCAGAAGCGGACAAGCCCAAGGAGCGCATCGAACGACTCCTCAAGGTCGATCCTCTTGGCCTTGAAGTCGGCTATGCTCTGATCCGCTATGTCGACGCCAACCAGGGCGGCGACTTCCTCAATCGCATCAAATCCATCCGCAGACAGATCGCACTTGACCTGGGAGTGGTAGTGCCGCCCATCCATATTACCGACAACCTCCAGCTCGAACCGCGCGCCTACACGATCCTGCTCAAGGGGGTTGAGATTGCCCGCGGCGAATTGCTCCCGGAGCACTGTCTGGCGATCAATCCCGGCACGGCGCATGAGGACATCGGCGGTACGGCCACTATGGAGCCTGCGTTCGGACTCGAAGCGCGCTGGATCAAGCCTGCGGAACGCGAACGGGCCCAGCTTGCCGGCTACACGGTGGTGGATCCCACGACGGTTCTCGCGACCCATCTCTCCGAGATTATCAAGTCGCATGCACATGAACTGCTCGGTCGGCAGGAAACGAAAACGCTCCTTGATGCGGTCGCTGAAACTCATCCCAAGGTCGTTGAAGAGCTGGTGCCCAAGGTGCTTTCGATCGGAGAAGTTCAGAAAGTCCTGCAGAACCTACTTAAGGAGCGCGTCTCGATACGTGATGCTGTGAGCATTTTCGAGACGCTTGCCGATTACGCCTCGATGACCAAGAACGTCAATATCCTGACAGAGTACTGCCGGCAGGCCCTGGCGCGCTCGATCTGCAGGCAGTACCAGAATGAACAGAACGATCTGATCGTCTTCACCGTGAGCCCGGAAATCGAGAAGAGCATTGCAGATGCGATTGTGC
It encodes the following:
- the flhA gene encoding flagellar biosynthesis protein FlhA, giving the protein MAQKQDIPQLLGKVHLVIPISVMGILLLMILPVPRLLLDMLISLNITVSIIVVLVSMYILQPVNFSVFPSLLLIITLFRLALNVASTRLILLHGSEGEDAAGRVIQAFGQFVVGGNYLVGIVVFLVLIGIQYIVINHGAVRISEVTARFTLDAMPGKQMSIDADLNAGLIDEREARLRRELIADEAEFYGAMDGAIRFTSRDAIASGLILTINIVGGLLIGVFQFDMPLADAARRFTILTIGDGLVTAIPSLLISVAGGIITTRAAAESNLGEDVVHQLFKNPVPVAISSGFLFFFGLIPGLPSFPFFLLSGLAGFMAYRTKRLRDGEQLIFDKEKAEKAEADKPKERIERLLKVDPLGLEVGYALIRYVDANQGGDFLNRIKSIRRQIALDLGVVVPPIHITDNLQLEPRAYTILLKGVEIARGELLPEHCLAINPGTAHEDIGGTATMEPAFGLEARWIKPAERERAQLAGYTVVDPTTVLATHLSEIIKSHAHELLGRQETKTLLDAVAETHPKVVEELVPKVLSIGEVQKVLQNLLKERVSIRDAVSIFETLADYASMTKNVNILTEYCRQALARSICRQYQNEQNDLIVFTVSPEIEKSIADAIVHTEQGSYLALEPRLAKDFMQRIRRTVESVAGSKNPILLCSANVRMYVRQLIERYLPAATILSHNEIPPNVRVTSVGMVS